One window of the Oligoflexus sp. genome contains the following:
- a CDS encoding protein-disulfide reductase DsbD family protein: MKCIRLLLCMIAFLTLSVQGLEAQDLDPNAKTRLDIRPNDVIIWEGVQAVQDRDGHLLVGLRLRTKDNFAIYKSRLELRAPGDFIVAIKSAPTARLQDDPMGEGQVEVYDGGDFEIELTGTQKYTETTLPLSVTFLGCTHQICLFPYTEDLKIPVYNEEATATPTASGTLQDLSNPDDSAAKISEGASSDDLTTEEQYAEQLKSGKLSWGVVLLVVFLGGIATNLTPCVFPMIPITLRLLAQQGHARLASTLVYALGIVVTYTGLGLLATLGGGVFGSVLANPWVNVGFALVFGLLGLTMLGFGDLSKLQAFGSQMGAGKSSFLNAFGMGAGAGLVAAPCTGPIMGALLAYATTLNSTSQSLGLFFLYSVGFALPYVFLGMAAKRVSAFKVSPRIQVAVKIIFSAAMFALALYYLKNPLQEWIKPLQGYWFKLFIGLLIITLPILILIVRDASLILRKGVQLAPTIILGCSLFAGIQWLSGSDIATKLHWLKDESTAYTEAQKTGRPILIDGWADWCIACKEMDKTTFQDPEVISLLQDEWVTVKLDMTQSSDADMALAEKYEMPGLPTLVMVPPDGDLSKSRKLTGKVSAKRLLEELRAFKGK; this comes from the coding sequence TTGAAATGTATCCGCCTGCTGCTTTGTATGATCGCCTTTTTGACTTTATCCGTCCAAGGCCTTGAGGCTCAGGATCTCGATCCGAACGCCAAGACCAGGCTCGACATACGACCAAATGACGTCATTATCTGGGAAGGTGTGCAGGCTGTGCAGGACCGCGACGGTCACCTGCTGGTCGGACTGCGTCTTCGTACCAAGGATAATTTCGCCATTTATAAAAGTAGATTGGAATTGCGCGCGCCCGGCGATTTCATTGTCGCCATTAAATCCGCTCCGACCGCACGCCTGCAGGACGATCCGATGGGTGAAGGCCAGGTGGAAGTCTACGATGGAGGCGATTTCGAGATTGAGCTGACCGGTACCCAGAAATACACCGAAACAACACTGCCACTCAGCGTGACGTTTCTCGGCTGCACCCATCAGATTTGTCTTTTTCCCTATACCGAAGACCTCAAGATTCCAGTCTACAACGAAGAAGCCACGGCAACACCGACCGCCAGCGGAACGCTCCAGGATCTTTCGAATCCGGATGATTCCGCGGCTAAAATCAGCGAAGGCGCAAGCAGCGATGATCTCACCACGGAAGAGCAGTATGCCGAGCAATTGAAAAGCGGCAAACTTTCCTGGGGCGTTGTGCTGCTCGTCGTCTTCCTCGGCGGCATTGCCACTAACCTGACCCCCTGTGTTTTCCCGATGATTCCCATTACTTTAAGGCTCCTGGCGCAGCAGGGTCATGCGCGCCTCGCGTCCACCCTCGTTTACGCTCTGGGTATCGTCGTCACCTATACAGGCCTTGGACTGCTTGCGACTCTGGGTGGCGGCGTGTTTGGTTCCGTGCTCGCCAATCCCTGGGTGAACGTAGGCTTCGCCCTTGTTTTCGGTCTGCTCGGGCTCACCATGCTCGGCTTCGGTGATTTGAGCAAGCTGCAGGCCTTCGGCTCGCAAATGGGCGCTGGAAAATCCTCGTTCCTGAATGCCTTTGGAATGGGCGCGGGCGCTGGACTGGTCGCCGCTCCCTGCACAGGTCCCATCATGGGCGCTTTGCTTGCGTACGCCACGACGCTGAATAGCACCTCGCAGTCGCTGGGGCTCTTTTTCCTCTATAGCGTCGGCTTCGCTTTGCCTTACGTCTTCCTCGGAATGGCGGCCAAGCGGGTCAGCGCCTTTAAAGTCAGCCCCCGCATCCAGGTCGCCGTGAAAATCATCTTCTCGGCCGCCATGTTCGCCCTCGCTCTTTACTATCTGAAAAATCCTTTGCAGGAGTGGATCAAACCTTTGCAAGGATACTGGTTCAAACTCTTCATAGGTCTTCTCATCATCACTCTGCCGATCCTGATTCTGATCGTCCGCGACGCGTCTTTGATTCTGCGCAAGGGTGTTCAGCTCGCGCCGACCATTATTCTCGGGTGCTCGCTCTTTGCGGGGATTCAGTGGCTGTCGGGCAGCGATATCGCTACGAAACTTCATTGGCTGAAGGACGAAAGCACAGCGTACACCGAGGCGCAGAAAACCGGCCGCCCCATCCTCATCGATGGCTGGGCCGACTGGTGCATCGCGTGCAAGGAAATGGATAAGACGACATTCCAGGACCCCGAAGTGATTTCCTTGCTGCAGGACGAATGGGTTACCGTTAAACTTGACATGACCCAGAGTTCAGACGCTGATATGGCTCTTGCAGAAAAGTACGAAATGCCAGGGCTTCCGACTTTGGTCATGGTTCCTCCTGACGGCGATCTGAGCAAGAGCCGCAAGCTGACAGGCAAGGTCAGCGCGAAGCGTCTGCTCGAAGAGTTGCGGGCTTTCAAAGGAAAATGA
- the rplX gene encoding 50S ribosomal protein L24, translated as MAQTTKTKYQEKFRLKKGDEVVILTGKSKGGVGKIDRVDFKKNAVFVAGQNIFKKHSRPGADGTEGGIIDKAMPVHISNVALVDPKSKKRTGIAYQGQKSEKVRVAKASKTVLS; from the coding sequence ATGGCTCAGACTACAAAGACGAAATATCAGGAAAAGTTTCGTTTGAAGAAAGGCGACGAAGTCGTCATCCTCACCGGCAAATCCAAAGGCGGTGTTGGCAAGATCGATCGCGTTGACTTCAAGAAGAACGCAGTCTTTGTCGCCGGTCAAAACATTTTCAAAAAACATAGCCGTCCTGGTGCCGATGGCACTGAAGGTGGCATCATCGACAAAGCCATGCCTGTGCACATCAGCAACGTGGCCTTGGTCGATCCCAAGTCCAAGAAAAGAACAGGAATCGCCTACCAAGGCCAGAAGAGCGAAAAAGTCCGCGTAGCGAAAGCTTCGAAGACCGTTCTGAGCTGA
- a CDS encoding c-type cytochrome, which produces MSQDEGRGERAYKLCTYCHGEQGEGRQDLASPSIAGLPEWYLKAQLTKFSEGARGLHPQDLGGMKMRPMARTLFANQNDIDAVSKYVAGLPRPQLQPTVKGRPIKGQATFQVCVSCHGENAQGNQALNAPPLAGASDWYLVTQLKNFKAGIRGGDPVKDPTGASMRPMATALSPKAMADVVSYINLLHQKQQQQPKQ; this is translated from the coding sequence ATGTCTCAGGATGAAGGTCGGGGCGAACGTGCCTATAAACTCTGTACCTATTGTCATGGGGAGCAGGGTGAAGGGCGTCAGGATTTGGCATCGCCCTCGATTGCAGGCTTGCCAGAGTGGTATCTGAAGGCTCAGCTCACGAAGTTCTCGGAAGGTGCGCGGGGTCTTCACCCGCAGGATCTGGGCGGAATGAAAATGCGTCCCATGGCGCGGACTCTTTTTGCCAATCAGAACGACATCGACGCCGTGTCTAAATACGTCGCCGGTCTGCCCCGTCCGCAGCTGCAGCCTACTGTCAAAGGCCGTCCTATCAAAGGCCAGGCTACGTTCCAGGTTTGTGTTTCCTGTCACGGCGAGAACGCCCAGGGCAACCAGGCACTCAACGCGCCTCCTTTGGCCGGTGCCAGCGACTGGTATCTCGTCACTCAGCTGAAGAATTTCAAAGCGGGTATTCGCGGCGGCGATCCAGTCAAGGATCCCACGGGCGCCAGCATGCGGCCTATGGCCACTGCGCTCAGTCCTAAGGCCATGGCTGATGTTGTTTCGTACATCAACCTGCTTCATCAAAAACAGCAGCAACAACCAAAACAATAA
- a CDS encoding cytochrome c oxidase subunit II — translation MLDFMSLLRESASTFARDIDHLIAWVAILGGFWWLIAEGVLVWLIVKFRHKEGVRAQYITGEKKEEMKWIHWPHNLILLCDVAIIIMAINVWYNVKQKLPPADDTIRVIGQQWSWRFVHSGKDGILGTPDDVETVEDLHVQVGKTYHFKLETTDVLHNFSVPVFRLKQDSIPGRVITGWFKPTMTGTFDIQCAEMCGIGHGIMMGRIHVQTPEEYDQWLSTQQKVAQSH, via the coding sequence ATGCTGGATTTTATGTCTCTATTGCGTGAAAGCGCGTCGACCTTCGCTCGTGACATTGACCACCTGATCGCCTGGGTTGCGATCCTCGGCGGCTTCTGGTGGCTGATCGCCGAAGGCGTTTTGGTCTGGCTGATTGTTAAATTCCGCCATAAAGAAGGCGTTCGCGCCCAGTACATCACAGGCGAAAAGAAAGAGGAAATGAAGTGGATTCATTGGCCTCACAACTTGATTCTGCTCTGTGACGTCGCCATCATCATCATGGCTATCAATGTTTGGTACAACGTGAAGCAGAAGCTGCCTCCTGCCGATGACACGATCCGCGTGATCGGTCAGCAGTGGTCCTGGCGTTTCGTGCATTCCGGCAAGGATGGTATCCTCGGCACGCCTGATGACGTGGAAACGGTCGAAGACCTGCACGTTCAGGTCGGCAAGACCTACCATTTCAAACTGGAAACGACGGACGTTCTGCACAACTTCTCGGTCCCGGTCTTCCGTCTGAAACAGGACTCCATCCCCGGTCGCGTGATCACAGGCTGGTTCAAGCCCACGATGACGGGTACCTTCGACATCCAGTGCGCAGAGATGTGCGGGATTGGTCACGGTATCATGATGGGCCGCATCCATGTGCAGACGCCTGAAGAATACGACCAGTGGCTGTCGACCCAACAGAAAGTTGCCCAATCACACTGA
- a CDS encoding cytochrome c oxidase subunit I yields the protein MSFWQKYVFSVDHKVIGMQYLLTGILMGVIGAYMSYVFRMQLAFPGKEVPFFGLVTAAEYNALITNHGSIMIFWFAMPVLIAAFGNFLIPLMIGADDMVFPRINRLSYQIFLLSAVILIVSFFVPGGGFGGAWTAYPPLSAKAEYNLTPWGSSLWLLAVALEFVAFLLGGINFITTLMNSRAKGMKYLDIPIVLWMIVIASILFMASVGPLIAGAIMLLFDQLIGTGFFDPSRGGDPVLWQHLFWFFGHPEVYVVLLPAMGIVAEVMTTFSRKKLFAYKTVLFTTIATGVLSFFVWAHHQFIAGIDPRMANIFTVTTVLISIPIAEMLFVYIATLYGGSIRFTTAMLFALAFLATFLIGGVTGIFLGASGADIYFHDTYFVIAHFHYTFVPIAVIAVFAGIYYWFPKMFGRFMNETLGKIHFWGTFLPFNTIFLPLFFTGAAGDHRRIFTYANFPQLATPGLQDLRIIATVSVVILICFQFLFFWNFFYSMFRGAKAGKNPWNANTLEWVAPSPPPHGNFDVFPEVYRGPYEFSVPGRAQDFWPQNEKA from the coding sequence ATGAGCTTTTGGCAGAAATACGTCTTTTCTGTCGATCACAAGGTCATTGGGATGCAGTACCTCCTCACCGGTATCCTTATGGGTGTTATCGGTGCTTATATGTCCTATGTTTTCCGTATGCAGCTCGCTTTCCCTGGTAAAGAAGTCCCCTTCTTCGGCCTCGTGACCGCTGCTGAATACAACGCTCTGATCACCAACCACGGTTCGATCATGATTTTCTGGTTCGCGATGCCTGTCTTGATCGCGGCCTTCGGCAACTTCCTGATTCCGCTCATGATCGGTGCGGATGATATGGTGTTCCCCCGCATCAACCGCCTTTCGTACCAGATCTTCCTTCTGTCCGCAGTGATCCTGATCGTCAGCTTCTTCGTTCCAGGCGGCGGTTTCGGTGGAGCCTGGACCGCGTATCCGCCTCTGTCGGCCAAGGCCGAATATAACCTGACGCCATGGGGTTCGAGTCTCTGGCTTCTGGCGGTGGCTTTGGAATTCGTGGCCTTCCTCCTGGGTGGTATCAACTTCATTACGACTCTGATGAACTCGCGTGCCAAGGGCATGAAGTATCTGGATATCCCCATCGTTCTGTGGATGATCGTGATCGCCAGCATTCTCTTCATGGCTTCGGTTGGTCCGCTGATCGCCGGCGCTATCATGCTCCTCTTTGACCAGCTCATCGGCACGGGCTTCTTTGATCCCTCCCGCGGCGGCGACCCTGTCCTGTGGCAGCATTTGTTCTGGTTCTTCGGTCACCCCGAGGTTTACGTCGTTCTTCTTCCTGCCATGGGTATCGTGGCTGAAGTGATGACGACCTTCTCGCGCAAAAAACTCTTTGCCTATAAAACCGTCCTTTTCACCACGATCGCAACCGGTGTCTTGAGCTTCTTTGTTTGGGCTCACCATCAGTTCATCGCCGGTATCGACCCGCGCATGGCGAACATCTTCACGGTCACGACCGTTTTGATCTCGATCCCCATCGCGGAAATGCTCTTCGTTTACATCGCGACTCTTTACGGCGGGTCGATCCGCTTCACCACTGCCATGCTTTTCGCCCTGGCGTTCCTGGCCACCTTCCTCATCGGTGGTGTGACCGGTATCTTCCTGGGTGCCAGCGGCGCGGATATCTACTTCCATGATACCTACTTCGTGATCGCGCACTTCCACTACACCTTCGTGCCGATCGCTGTGATCGCGGTGTTTGCGGGTATCTATTACTGGTTCCCGAAAATGTTCGGTCGTTTCATGAACGAGACTTTGGGTAAAATTCACTTCTGGGGTACCTTCCTCCCGTTCAACACGATCTTCCTGCCTCTGTTCTTTACAGGCGCAGCAGGTGACCACCGCCGTATCTTCACCTATGCGAATTTCCCTCAGCTGGCGACACCAGGTCTGCAGGATCTCCGCATTATCGCGACCGTTTCGGTTGTGATCCTGATCTGCTTCCAATTCCTCTTTTTCTGGAACTTCTTCTACAGCATGTTCCGTGGTGCCAAAGCCGGCAAGAACCCATGGAATGCGAACACCTTGGAATGGGTTGCTCCGTCGCCGCCTCCACATGGTAACTTTGATGTGTTCCCTGAAGTGTATCGGGGTCCTTATGAGTTCAGTGTGCCAGGTCGCGCTCAAGATTTCTGGCCACAAAACGAGAAAGCCTAA
- a CDS encoding cytochrome c oxidase subunit 3: MQTPVATGRSVTGIPTGRLAVWWVIGSEIVIFGGLLMYYIMLRNKYDYWAESSAHTATMAGALNTFILLTSSLFIVLAHYYAEKKDHLKSFKYIWMTIAGGLGFLVVKSIEWTNEIMSGYTITSELFWSFYYTAAGIHAVHVIAGMVIMGIISFDVLQKKNMHRVELIGIYWHFVDIVWIFLFPLLYIAK; this comes from the coding sequence ATGCAAACTCCAGTAGCGACGGGTCGCAGTGTAACAGGTATACCAACAGGCCGCTTGGCGGTCTGGTGGGTCATTGGGTCGGAGATCGTGATCTTCGGCGGTCTTCTGATGTACTATATTATGCTGCGTAATAAGTACGATTATTGGGCTGAAAGTTCGGCGCATACTGCCACCATGGCTGGCGCGTTGAACACCTTCATCCTTTTGACTTCGTCATTGTTTATTGTTCTGGCTCACTACTATGCTGAGAAGAAGGATCACCTGAAATCCTTCAAGTACATTTGGATGACGATCGCCGGTGGTCTTGGCTTCCTCGTGGTAAAATCCATTGAGTGGACCAACGAAATCATGTCCGGTTATACGATCACTTCGGAACTGTTCTGGTCCTTCTATTATACAGCTGCCGGGATCCATGCCGTCCACGTTATCGCGGGTATGGTGATCATGGGAATTATCTCCTTCGATGTTCTGCAGAAGAAAAACATGCATCGCGTCGAACTTATCGGTATCTACTGGCACTTTGTGGATATCGTCTGGATCTTTCTGTTCCCCTTGCTCTATATCGCGAAATGA
- a CDS encoding cytochrome C oxidase subunit IV family protein, which produces MADHAHNEEHHGPAFYVKIYWVLLALLVVSIIGPELGNRHLTLITAFGIAIVKALMVAAYFMHLKIEKKYIWYMLYTMLLMVFLFFLGTAADTMKPDGNNWRNEAAHRLIEQHKGSTPAPH; this is translated from the coding sequence ATGGCAGATCACGCGCATAACGAAGAACATCACGGTCCGGCTTTTTACGTTAAGATTTACTGGGTCCTTCTGGCCCTTCTTGTGGTCAGTATCATCGGTCCGGAGCTGGGCAATCGGCACTTGACCTTGATTACCGCGTTTGGTATCGCCATCGTCAAGGCTCTGATGGTGGCTGCGTACTTCATGCATCTGAAGATCGAAAAGAAGTACATCTGGTATATGCTCTATACCATGCTCCTCATGGTTTTCCTGTTCTTCCTTGGTACCGCGGCTGACACCATGAAGCCCGATGGAAACAACTGGAGAAACGAAGCCGCCCATCGGCTGATTGAGCAGCACAAGGGCAGCACGCCAGCGCCCCATTGA